From the genome of bacterium, one region includes:
- a CDS encoding DUF302 domain-containing protein, protein MATPTIGNGIIDRPSNHSVEQTVDRLKSILQAKGVTLFALVDHSGEAEKIGMKMRPTKLLIFGSPKAGTPLMLAAPSIAIDLPLKILVWEDSEGKARISYNSPEYLKKRHGLPQELLQNIAVVDTLAETAGE, encoded by the coding sequence ATGGCAACACCGACAATCGGCAACGGAATCATTGACAGGCCCAGCAATCACTCCGTTGAACAGACGGTGGACAGGCTCAAGAGTATCTTGCAAGCCAAAGGCGTGACATTGTTCGCGCTGGTCGACCACAGCGGAGAAGCGGAAAAGATTGGGATGAAGATGCGTCCCACGAAACTACTGATATTCGGCAGCCCGAAGGCAGGAACCCCCCTCATGCTGGCCGCTCCGAGCATCGCCATTGACCTCCCTCTCAAGATTCTTGTGTGGGAAGATAGCGAAGGGAAAGCGCGGATTTCGTATAACAGCCCGGAATACTTAAAGAAGCGGCATGGCCTGCCGCAGGAGCTATTGCAGAATATCGCCGTGGTAGATACACTGGCGGAGACGGCTGGAGAATAG